GCAGCGGCCAGGCGGCGTTCCACCAGATCGTCGAGGGCATGATCAAGCGCGTCCAGGGCTGCCGGGTGGGAGTGCGGCATGGCCATGGTCAGCGCGTGGGTGACAGCGGGTGCGCCGAACCAGAGTCCGGCTCCGCTGCCGTTGTTCAGCGTGTCAGCGGTCGCGCGTCGCAGCCATACATGGACCGGTTCCCACCCACCGTGTCCTGTTTGCGCTCGCACCCCGTGCAGGAGTGCCACTCCGGCGGCACCCCGGGACAGCGACTGGGCGTACCAGCGGGTACTGCGTGGCCCGTAGTCGTCTGCTGCGAAATCCGGGGGCGGCGGCTCGGTCAGGGTATCGGTGATGCACGCGGCCATCGCCTCGGCCGCCCGTAGCAACGGTGTCCTCAGCGGTGTTTCGGTCATCGGGATGCTCCTACGGCGCGAACCCGGCGACGCACCGCCGCCAGCGCGACATGGCGAGCCAACCGATACGTGAGCTGCTCGGCGTCTTCGTCGGGACCGAGAGCGCGAACGACGTGCAGGTGCGTCAGCGACGCGAGCACCGAGGCGGGGGTGAGCGGGCCGGCGACGGCGGACAGTTCGGCTGCGTACCGGGTTGCGGCCCTGGAGCGTTCCTGCCATGCCTGCTGGATGGGCTCGGGAAGTTCGCTCGGGTCGAGGGTGACCGCTTGACGCAGCACGTCCCGCTGGACCGTTGCCTGCCCGGTCTGCTCGGGGCGCGCCACCAGCCACTCGCATCCCTCGGTGCGGCTGCCGAGCATCGAGGCGGCCAGGTCAACCGTGCTCAGGGCGGTCAGTGCCTGCCGATCGATCCCAGACGCCGGCTGCGCTACCAGCTGCGCCAGGGCTGCGGTGGAGTCGGCGGCGAACAACTTCTCGGCCGCTAACAGCGCGGTGCCGCAGCCGTAGCGACCGGACTCGGGATGGTAGGTGTCCAGGCTCCAATCGCCGGCAAGGCGCTGCTGCCGGAGCCCGGCGACCCACCGCCCGATCCGTACCGCCGCGTCGCCGTAGTCATCGGTGTGCAGTCGTAGTCGAAGATGCGGGGTGGGGCGTTGCATGCGCACGAACCACCACAGCGGCGGCTCGGGCCAGTCGGCGAACAGCGCGGGTAGCCCTCGCATCACCACCAGCTCCATTGTCGAAGGCTCGACGGCCACCGAAGCGGACAGCAGGCGACTGGCACCCGGCATGACCGGCTCGGGGGGAGCGGGCGGAGGCCATGCGCCTGGCGCGGTAACCGCGGCCGGCGCGGCGGCGGGCGCTGCCATCGAGGCGACTGGCACGACGATCTCGTGGGCGCGCCCGGAGAGCCAACCGAAGTCCTCCGGGCTCGCCGCGTCTACCACGGTCACCCGTCCGGCGCTGGCGTCCAGGTGGGCACGCAGCAGGGCACGATCCATGGACTGATCGAGGTGGAGCCGAAGCCTCTGGTCACCGTTGCCGACCTGCACCCATGCCGGCAGCCGCAGCCTCTTCCGCAGCGCCTCCCAGGCCGTCAACCATTCGCCATCGCCTGCGTTCGCAGCGGGCAGGGACGTCGGATCGACGCGCCACCGGGCCGCCGCCAGGAGGACGCGGCCGTATCTCAGCGCGGGTCGAAACGGCAAGCAGGAAGCCGTACCCCAGTCGAACGGTTTCAGCCGGGCATCCGTGGCTCGCGGCAGCTCCAGGAGGAACCGGCCGAGTAGCGGCATCGTGTGTACGGCGGCGGCATGCGCCACTGTCGGCTCCACCACCCGCCGCCGCGACATCGACACCAGCACTAACCGGTCGCGGCCGGCGGTCACACCGAGGTCGTCGAGGCCAATCACGTTCTCGGCCACGGGCCGGTGCTCGGCCAGGCTGACCAGCCACGGTAGTACCTGCCGAGAGCTGAGCACGTTCTGGGTGTGCAGCGTGCGCGGTGGGAAGCTCAGCTGCGCCGGTATAGCGCCAGCCACCGCGACAGGAAGGCGGGCGAACTCCCGGTACATCAACTCCCGGTCGGCGTAGGGCAGCCCGTCGAGGAAGCGCCCGCTCGTCGCCATCGCCGAGCGGCCCATGCCAGTCAGCGCGACAGTGAACCGTCTCTGTGCCAGCGCTTCCAGCGAGACCGCGCGGACCTCTGCCGAGACGTCGACGTGAGGGCTGACAGGCCCGGTGACTCTGCCAGTGCCGGCGAGCCATTCGACGGTCGCGTCATCGAGAATCACCTCACGTACACCGTCGATCAACGCTTGCTGAGCCAGCGTTAGCAGGCGTTCATCGCGGCTGGACAGTGGTGCCGCAGGCGCGTCGGTCACAGTGCCGAAGTGTTGTGGGTAGCCCAGCCCGACGAGCGGATCTACCAGCCGAGCG
The sequence above is a segment of the Solwaraspora sp. WMMD406 genome. Coding sequences within it:
- a CDS encoding lantibiotic dehydratase, translating into MFRSVDAATIRIAAHSWPDGPAPWQGRSDPSGIADWLHATWRKVGLAEAVWAASPEFAARVEAVLATGGATPDGGWRMALALARYLVRAQRRATPFGLFSGVANLRFDTVAAVVPAGQPAIRVRPDARWLASLIARLEAEPDVRRRLPLQANNLALVNGPRIVVARRPHASASAESTSVRNTEAVRLAVSLACAPLPWAELVDAVAAAFPGFPRASAEVMVAGLVDHGVLISALRPPSTCTDPIRHVLDTLDAVFDGDPEGQRALRAELRSLHGRLGVTSAGSATYLRGLADHMRSVATATQPLAVDLQLADQIALPEQVAAEIAASVEVLRRLTPDPAGRPEWRAYRARFVDRYGMTAVVPLARLVDPLVGLGYPQHFGTVTDAPAAPLSSRDERLLTLAQQALIDGVREVILDDATVEWLAGTGRVTGPVSPHVDVSAEVRAVSLEALAQRRFTVALTGMGRSAMATSGRFLDGLPYADRELMYREFARLPVAVAGAIPAQLSFPPRTLHTQNVLSSRQVLPWLVSLAEHRPVAENVIGLDDLGVTAGRDRLVLVSMSRRRVVEPTVAHAAAVHTMPLLGRFLLELPRATDARLKPFDWGTASCLPFRPALRYGRVLLAAARWRVDPTSLPAANAGDGEWLTAWEALRKRLRLPAWVQVGNGDQRLRLHLDQSMDRALLRAHLDASAGRVTVVDAASPEDFGWLSGRAHEIVVPVASMAAPAAAPAAVTAPGAWPPPAPPEPVMPGASRLLSASVAVEPSTMELVVMRGLPALFADWPEPPLWWFVRMQRPTPHLRLRLHTDDYGDAAVRIGRWVAGLRQQRLAGDWSLDTYHPESGRYGCGTALLAAEKLFAADSTAALAQLVAQPASGIDRQALTALSTVDLAASMLGSRTEGCEWLVARPEQTGQATVQRDVLRQAVTLDPSELPEPIQQAWQERSRAATRYAAELSAVAGPLTPASVLASLTHLHVVRALGPDEDAEQLTYRLARHVALAAVRRRVRAVGASR